The DNA region CATGGTTTAATTTCCCACTGAAAGTATAATTCACAGGTTCTTGGGGCAGTCTGACATCCTCCTCTTTTATTCTTCACCTCAATTCctgctgttgtttattttttgtggacAGGAGCAGGAATTCAGAGACAggtttcctgttttctcatctccATCTTTCTAGGCCTCCCCAGAAGGTCCACCCTATCAGAAAGCTGCAAATCTTAGGCAAAGccactctgctttcttctttgaagatctcCATCTGAGAAAAGGACAGAATGACCAATCTGTGAGAAGGTTCAATGGGGAGAGACCTTAGGGTAGTCACCACAACAGAAGCATGGTACCTACAGCTTCTGAAGAACTGGATGGGGCAATAACCAGAGGATTACTCCAGGAGAGTTCTAGCTTATGAAACGACATGAACACAGAAGATGCGCTTTCTCCCACAATTATTAAGAGGCGTCTCTTCTCCTTCACTGCATAGCCAGAATTTGGAGCTTAGACCTGAGACTAGATACAGGCAGTCTGCAGGCATGGGAACTCTGCTTCTCCAAGATACCACTAATACCGAAGCCATATTGATTCATCTCACCTGGCTGGGCAAGCCTTGCTCCATAAAATTGGCTATGGACAGTTAAAGAGACTCTGCCAAGAGTCTCAATCAATTTTTCAATTTCCAAATTGAAGGAGAAGTGCCTGAAATCTGCCTATGCAATACAACAGCCATcgctgggttttttttccccctctctttcaGACTATTCTGATTGGGCTATTGCTGTCCCAGAAGGGTATGGAACTGGCTTCAAAGCTCATAAGTCCTTTGtatgaaaagaggaggaaggggaggcccAAGCAGTTTCCTCACTCTTGCTAGTCACAAGAATTCTCTAAAATCTGATATTACACAACTTCTTTCATCCTATTCCCCCATCAGCCATCATTTTTGAGTCTCAAGAAGACAAAACTTTCTGTGTCCTTAGATCCTAACACAGGATCCCTTGCCCAGAAACAAAGTGAGAAAACCAAAGGAGAATTGGGAAGCAGGACCTGTCCAGTAGGGTCGGCTGCTCCTGCACACCTGTGATGGAACCAAAGTTTGACATTAACACAAATACAAGGAGGAGGTTTgaagggtacagaaggacagaagGAGATGGCAAGGGAGGGCTGAGGGGGACTGgaataccaaaaaccaaaaaaaaaaagtacttacaCTGTCTCATCATTCTTGAATTCCAGCTCCCCATACGTGTCTTCAAAGTCCTCACCACCACCCTTGGCCGTCCCTTCTACTGTCCTAAAAGGGACGATGACTGTGCCCCGGGCCCCTGATGTCCGCAGAACCTTGACTTCCATAACACCAATACTTTCACTGACATGAATGGTATCACATTCAAAAGTGAAGATGCCCGCATGATCATCGTCTAAGATGGTGACCGTGGCCACACAAGGGGACGCTAGGACAGCCCGAGGCAGGGGAAGACTGTTGAGGATGGCTGGCGGCGGCATCCCCTCCTCGGGCTGCTCCTCTTCGAGGCGGACATTGCTCAGCCTCACAAAGAAGTGTTCATCCTCCTCAAAAATGTCATCGTCAATGATGCCCACGGAGAACTCCTTTTGGGTCTCTCCTGGTTTCAGAACCACAGTGCCCTCTGTGAACTCGTAGTCAGCCCCCGCGTTGGCAGAGCCGTCCTCGGTTTTGTAGTCCACATACATGGTCTTGGACATGTCTCCTCCTTTCCTGACCACCGTCAGGAGCACGGCCCCACAGTTCTCCAGGCACTGGTAGGAACAGGGGTCGAAGAAGACCTTGGAGACAAAGTCCTCGGGCTCCTCGGTGTGCACCTCGCTCATGCTGGAGCTCTTCTTGGCCTGCTCTGCGGCGTGTTTCTTCAGGATGTTGCCTGCACCGGTCATCATGCGGGTGGCTTGGATCCGGTAGAAGGCGCGGCTCTTCTGTTGGTGGGAAAGAGCGTAGTAATTGGCCATCTCCACCAGCTGGTCTAAGTCCTTCTCTGGGTGTTTCTGTTTCAGATCCTTGAGAATCCGGATCATCTCCCGGCGGGACTCATCCACTTCCTTCCCTTCCAGGGGCACCAGGTTCCCATCTAAGAAGTGGGAATTCATCATTTTCCCATCCATTTCAATGCCCTTGGGGTGGTCACCCTCCGTCTCTATGATAATTCCTCGGTGTTTATCCGTGCGGTACTTTTTGTGCATATATTTATAGAAAAGCAGCCGTTTGTCTGCCACCCAGGCCAGAAGGACACAGACTGGAAAGAAGAAGAGGGTGAGGAGGCCTTCCCAAACCTGGACCACACCAGGAGAGAAGACGGCCAGGATCATATAGAGCCAGATGTAGGCAAAGATACTCCAGGCAGCAGTGACAAAGAAGACCCTCAGGTGCTTGATCTTGCGTGTCTCTCCGTCGGGGATCACGTAGACGCAGATGCCAATGATGATGAACATGTTGAAGGCGGCACTGCCTACAATGGTAGAAGGTCCCAGATCACCAGCAATGAACCCGTGGCCACACACCTCAATTAAAGAGAGGAGAATCTCAGGGGCAGAAGAACCGAGGGCCATAAGGGTCAGGTTGGAGACAGTTTCATTCCAGACCCGGATGGTAGTCGTGCTGGTCTCCCCGTTGGGCTTTTTAATGGTCACCTCCCTCTCTTGGGAGGTGATGACTTCAATGGATGCCATGAAGCGGTCGGCAATGATGGACACCCCCAGGAACATGTATATCAGGGCCACGAAATAGACAATGACCCTGGCGATCTTGTCCCCGAGGGAAGGGTTCTCTGGATACCAGATTGGGAGGATGACGCCTTCCTTGCAGTCCGACGACCCTGAACAGGACTCATTGTTCTGCCCTGTGCTGGGCACATCTCCTGAGCCACCTGCCTCTGCCCGAAGACCATTCAGGAAGAGCATAAAAGTAACTAGCCCAAAATGGAGGAAGGCAGAGGTGAGAGGCTGCAACCTTAACCACGCCATACACGAGACTTAGATGCTAGCTTCCGCCGCAGCACCAATGGTCCTCCTGACAGGCCAGAGACCTAGGAAAGATCAGAGAGGCACGAAAAGGCATGAGGAAAAGGGGGCAGCAAGTGGCAGGCTCCCACCAACACAAACGGATGCTTCACCTCCGGCGACATATTGCACTGACATATGGGGCAGTCTCTCACTTGGAAAAATAGATGTCAATGGGAGGCACAAATAGCTGCTCTGTCCTCGGAACCATCTGGTGGGAGACTCAGTTGAAGAATGGTTTGAAATAGCCAGGAATATTGGTGATGGGAAGCTAGGCAGTAACCTTCTAATCCTATCTCCCCAATGATCTAGACTCCATTTAAAATAGGGTGCCCACGACCTGAATCTTTGTACTTCTAGAGCGTTTAGACTTATTTTCTCCATTGTCATCATACTGAAGACTCCTGCTTTACAGGGGTTTGCAAGAGTAACTACTGAACTGAGTTTTCATGAGCTAGTCTCCCAACGTACAACACCTTGCTTTGAGTGTAATTGAACGctcttgggttaaaaaaaaaaaaaaaaaaaaaaaaaaaccttccccaAATGCAAAACTTCTGGAGACAAGATATCATTCTGAGATTTCCTGTGAAACCAAGAAAGTCAACATCTAGTTAACTCTACTTGCACCACACTAAACCGAGGCTGTGTCAAGTGTGCCCAGGTAGAGTTCCCAGCAGCTCTTGACCCTCCAGTGGAACACACTTAAGAACAGGTTAGGAAGCCTGTTACAGGAAGGGAAAGACCAATCAGCCACTCAAGTTCCAAAGCCAAAGATGGAAAGAGACCCATAGTAGAAATTGTTATTAATAAAACATGCAAATGGCCCTCAAGTAAGtcttttataaaaatggagacaAGATTTTGGGGTGAAATGCAACCTCATCTGCTGGCCTCAAACCCCTAAAAGGTGAGCATGAGTTCTGAAGAACAGGAAGAAACCCAGTTGAAACTCCTCTTAGTCTTTCCACTCATTGCCTCATTGAgatagaataagaataaaaataaccatgcaaaagcctaaaaaaaaaaataaagcaacctattcatttcccccctctgctaCATTCATGTAGGGATCCTTCTAGTAGCAGAGTAATGCTGATGTCCATTTGTGCAGCAGCTTAAGGGATTCAAAGTCCTTGTCCTCTGTATATGCTCCTTTGGCCAGTGTTTCCCATCTCTGAAAATAGCACCTCCATCTACCCAGTTACTCATGCTAGATGACAGGTGTTATTCTGAAAGCCTtcctgaccctcctgcctcttTACCCAACCCAGGACTAAATCTTATCAATTCTCCCTCCAACTCTCCTGCCAACCTTACTGCCCAAACTCCCATCATTCCTCATGGGATAAATCTACTCCAGTAGTCTCCCAACTGCACTCAGCACTCCAGCTCTTGctagagagcagagtcttgattCTCCTGTCCCCATATAgccaaaaaaatctttaaaaaaaaatcaccaacacagtggtgcatgcctataatcccagtgctcaggaggccgaggcaggaggattgcaagctacagcctcagcaacttagtgaggccttaagcaactcagcaagaccttgtctctaaataaaatattaaaaagggctgaggatgtggctcagtggtgcccctgggttcaatccccggtaccaaaaaaaaaaacaaaaccaaaaaaccaaaatccAAACTTATATACATCCTTCCCTTATTTGAAACTCTTTCATAATTTTCTCTTACTCTTGATACAATCCTAACCTTGATTTGCAAAGGATTGTAGAAAAtacctcctttctcctcctcccaccccattcTGTCTCTTACTACATTTCAACAATGCTCTTCATTTCTACCCTTGAATGACATGGTGTTATTCCCCACCTCAGGATCTTTGCATGTGCCCTTATTCTTGCCTGAGGTGAGTGTTTCTTCTTTGCACCCCCACTCTTAATAATGTTTTAGGTCTTGGCTGAAGTcatgctcttaaaaagaaaaaaaaaccttttgtcACCCCTAAAAAATGGTCAACTCCCTTTGTTAGGTTCTCTCATTTTACTGTTTGCCCTTTCTGTAAGGCACTTCCAAAACATTGAAATTACATGTTTATTCTTAGTGTTTAGATGATCAGTGTCTTAGTCATTCATAAAGCTGTAAATAAGAGCAATACATAAGGCTGTATCTCTTCAGCTTATTGTGGTGTCCTAGGTATTTAGTAGGTGCTCCGTAAACGTACACTTTTGGAATGAATAAGTGTAGACATCAAGGAAGTTTCCTAAGACATCACCTTCTTTTTAGCCATTTTACGATTAAATTATGATCATTTGCTTTGGAAATAAAGAGAGAGGACTCAGAGACAAATCCTGACTAGAGATTTAGAGGCTGTGGAGGACATCTATAAATTCCCAAAGCTTGTGCTCAGAGAGAAATTCCCCCTGGGACCCAGGTCACCAGGGTACATCCTACAACCCTAAAGGCTTCCTTCCAAAGGGCTGCGGATTAACTTGGTTTCGTGTTCCCCAGAGTGGCATCCAAGTGCTGAGGACCACATTCCTCATCAGTCCAGGTACTGGGGGTCATCACAACATGTGCTTGGGGCCTCTGCCTTTGACCTCACTCAGAGGACAAGAGGTCACGAGGACTGCAGAAGAGCAAGTTGGATAAAGATGTTCATCACCCACTCTTGCAACCTGTGATGAGTGCAGGGattcccctccacacacacacacactcaattcAAATTCTGACACTCATTCACACCGGGAAAGTGTGGATAAACAAAGATCCTGGCTTCTTGCCTTGATCTGTGAAAACCCTGACACTCTGTGGATTCTGATAAGCCCCTTGCAGGAGGAGACAGAGGGTGGGCACCGCTGGAGTGGCTCTTCCATCAAGAGCCAACATGGTGACAGGAGGTGGTACCCCCAAGGGAGTGGGGTATCCACAGGTGAGGGAGGAGGGTTACCCTTCTGGAGAACCTATGTGGTAGAGTTATCCTGGGTCACAGGGGGCATGGACTCCTGTTTATCTTATGCACCAGGAGGATTAAGAAGGATTGTGGCTTTGTTCTCCCTGGACTCCACAGACACTTTGTGGTGAAGGGTTTTCATAAGGTTTATGCTATGCTCTGGTCAGTATCAGAGGCCAGTTCCTCGGGAAAACAACTGAACCAAgggaatgaatgaaaagaaaatgaggcaaGAAGGTAAGGCGTGTCTAGTAAATACTTGCCCTGGCGTTTGGAATTGAAGGTGGAAAATGCTCTTTGATAGCCTCAGGGTGCTTTCCAGCCCTGCCCGGGATTGGCTTCTGGCTGAGATTGTCAGAGGGGGAGGACACAGCTGTGATGGGCATCCGTGGTCTTTTTTCTGTGTGTGCCATTACTTACCAATTGAGACAAACTCCTGAGGGTCTCATTAGTTTCTCTGGAACCCAGACTCAGGGATATGACTCAAATTTAGACTCCTCCAAATAACAGATATGAACAATAGTAATGAACATACACATTAGCATTTATGGTGCGCACAatgcaaataatttaattttcatcacAACCCTGTGAGATTAGCAATATCTTTATCCCTATGTTCCCATTTTGAAAGAGTGAGTCTTGGTTAAGTCATTTTACTCAAAATATAGAAGGCCAGGAAATAGTAAAGCCCAAAATCTCACACAGTTGACATAGAACACATGGATCTGATCACTCAATTTCCCCAAATTATCTCATTTGGTTATAAGCACATCTATCTGCTTCTAGCCTGATGTGGGCTTAGGAGCAATGTGCCTGTCCCACACTCCCCATAGAAGAGAATAGCCACTTGATAAAGTCGCACAGTCCCCAGGCTTCCTGGGGCTGTCCTGGCTGCCTGCTGCAGTCTCCCAAATGAATATTCTTTTCATCAGCTCAGTTTGACAAATATTGACAAAGGCCTGTGATTTGCCAGGCCTGGTCCTAGATGCCGtgggtaaaaagaaaaatgagatacaGTGTTTGCCCACAGAGGTACCATCGAGCAGGGGCGGAGACAATTTTACTACACAAAGTGGAGGCAGGCAGAAGGCTGTGGGGGTTCCAGGAGGGCGCTGAGCTAATGTGGGGATTCAGGGAGGCGTTCTGAAGGAGGTGATCCCTGAAATGAGTCTTCAAGCTTGAGTGAGCTTTAGtcagaacagaaaaaaaggaaagtgggAAGGGCATTCGAGTCAAAGAGAACAGCCTGAACAGAAAGATCACAGAGACACAAAAGAGCCCCCGTGTGCATGGGATGTGCACGGGATTACAGGGAATTCCGAGTGAGGCAGGGGGGTCAGCAGATGAGGCTGGACGTTGGGGGGACACGATTCACGGCAGGTCTTCTACGCCCGGCTGAGAAGATGGGATTTGATCTCAAGGGCAGAGAAAAGCCAATGATGGGATTTGAAACAGGAAATGACATGGTCCgatttatatttcagaaaaacCAATTTCGCTAAAGACTCAGGACGGCTGTAAGGAGGACAAGACTGGAACAGAAGATCAGTTAGAAACCTATTGCACACAGAGCAGATGCAGATAAGGAGGCCCAGGGTGTATTCTGCATGGGACAACTCTCTGCCCCCATGTCACGTTCCTCTCCCTCAGCCAAACGGATGCCCTGAGTCCGTGACCTCTTGTCTCTTTCCTAGATTATTTTCCTAACGCCCCCAGGGCCATCTGCAAGGTGTCTGTGTCCTCAGCAGTGGCTCCTGACATCTTTTAATATCACTGGCAAATTTAATTAAAGTCACTGTTCCTCTGCTCTTCCAGATCATTAATAAAACAGTGCCACCAGGCCAGACTGAGAAATGCTCCCTACTGCTACGCCCTCCACTTTCTCCAATGGGAACACTGCTCCGGGCCTGTCACCAGGCTGGGTAGAGTCGTCCTTCTCTGCTTCTAAATCTGGGGCCCTGCACAGGCGTCACAGCCAATTTACATTAAAGTTTTAGGTGCAGCAGCCAGGCTGTCCTGGCTCTGACATGTTGTCGCAGCTCTAAGCACACTACA from Ictidomys tridecemlineatus isolate mIctTri1 chromosome 5, mIctTri1.hap1, whole genome shotgun sequence includes:
- the Slc8a3 gene encoding sodium/calcium exchanger 3 isoform X4, with the translated sequence MAWLRLQPLTSAFLHFGLVTFMLFLNGLRAEAGGSGDVPSTGQNNESCSGSSDCKEGVILPIWYPENPSLGDKIARVIVYFVALIYMFLGVSIIADRFMASIEVITSQEREVTIKKPNGETSTTTIRVWNETVSNLTLMALGSSAPEILLSLIEVCGHGFIAGDLGPSTIVGSAAFNMFIIIGICVYVIPDGETRKIKHLRVFFVTAAWSIFAYIWLYMILAVFSPGVVQVWEGLLTLFFFPVCVLLAWVADKRLLFYKYMHKKYRTDKHRGIIIETEGDHPKGIEMDGKMMNSHFLDGNLVPLEGKEVDESRREMIRILKDLKQKHPEKDLDQLVEMANYYALSHQQKSRAFYRIQATRMMTGAGNILKKHAAEQAKKSSSMSEVHTEEPEDFVSKVFFDPCSYQCLENCGAVLLTVVRKGGDMSKTMYVDYKTEDGSANAGADYEFTEGTVVLKPGETQKEFSVGIIDDDIFEEDEHFFVRLSNVRLEEEQPEEGMPPPAILNSLPLPRAVLASPCVATVTILDDDHAGIFTFECDTIHVSESIGVMEVKVLRTSGARGTVIVPFRTVEGTAKGGGEDFEDTYGELEFKNDETVKTIRVKIVDEEEYERQENFFIALGEPKWMERGISEVTDRKLTMEEEEAKRIAEMGKPILGEHPKLEVIIEESYEFKTTVDKLIRKTNLALVVGTHSWRDQFMEAITVSAGDEDEDESGEERLPSCFDYVMHFLTVFWKVLFACVPPTEYCHGWACFVVSILIIGMLTAIIGDLASHFGCTIGLKDSVTAVVFVAFGTSVPDTFASKAAALQDVYADASIGNVTGSNAVNVFLGIGLAWSVAAIYWALQGQEFHVSAGTLAFSVTLFTIFAFVCISVLLYRRRPHLGGELGGPRGCKLATTWLFVSLWLLYILFATLEAYCYIKGF
- the Slc8a3 gene encoding sodium/calcium exchanger 3 isoform X2; the protein is MAWLRLQPLTSAFLHFGLVTFMLFLNGLRAEAGGSGDVPSTGQNNESCSGSSDCKEGVILPIWYPENPSLGDKIARVIVYFVALIYMFLGVSIIADRFMASIEVITSQEREVTIKKPNGETSTTTIRVWNETVSNLTLMALGSSAPEILLSLIEVCGHGFIAGDLGPSTIVGSAAFNMFIIIGICVYVIPDGETRKIKHLRVFFVTAAWSIFAYIWLYMILAVFSPGVVQVWEGLLTLFFFPVCVLLAWVADKRLLFYKYMHKKYRTDKHRGIIIETEGDHPKGIEMDGKMMNSHFLDGNLVPLEGKEVDESRREMIRILKDLKQKHPEKDLDQLVEMANYYALSHQQKSRAFYRIQATRMMTGAGNILKKHAAEQAKKSSSMSEVHTEEPEDFVSKVFFDPCSYQCLENCGAVLLTVVRKGGDMSKTMYVDYKTEDGSANAGADYEFTEGTVVLKPGETQKEFSVGIIDDDIFEEDEHFFVRLSNVRLEEEQPEEGMPPPAILNSLPLPRAVLASPCVATVTILDDDHAGIFTFECDTIHVSESIGVMEVKVLRTSGARGTVIVPFRTVEGTAKGGGEDFEDTYGELEFKNDETVKTIRVKIVDEEEYERQENFFIALGEPKWMERGISALLLSPEVTDRKLTMEEEEAKRIAEMGKPILGEHPKLEVIIEESYEFKTTVDKLIRKTNLALVVGTHSWRDQFMEAITVSAGDEDEDESGEERLPSCFDYVMHFLTVFWKVLFACVPPTEYCHGWACFVVSILIIGMLTAIIGDLASHFGCTIGLKDSVTAVVFVAFGTSVPDTFASKAAALQDVYADASIGNVTGSNAVNVFLGIGLAWSVAAIYWALQGQEFHVSAGTLAFSVTLFTIFAFVCISVLLYRRRPHLGGELGGPRGCKLATTWLFVSLWLLYILFATLEAYCYIKGF
- the Slc8a3 gene encoding sodium/calcium exchanger 3 isoform X1; the protein is MAWLRLQPLTSAFLHFGLVTFMLFLNGLRAEAGGSGDVPSTGQNNESCSGSSDCKEGVILPIWYPENPSLGDKIARVIVYFVALIYMFLGVSIIADRFMASIEVITSQEREVTIKKPNGETSTTTIRVWNETVSNLTLMALGSSAPEILLSLIEVCGHGFIAGDLGPSTIVGSAAFNMFIIIGICVYVIPDGETRKIKHLRVFFVTAAWSIFAYIWLYMILAVFSPGVVQVWEGLLTLFFFPVCVLLAWVADKRLLFYKYMHKKYRTDKHRGIIIETEGDHPKGIEMDGKMMNSHFLDGNLVPLEGKEVDESRREMIRILKDLKQKHPEKDLDQLVEMANYYALSHQQKSRAFYRIQATRMMTGAGNILKKHAAEQAKKSSSMSEVHTEEPEDFVSKVFFDPCSYQCLENCGAVLLTVVRKGGDMSKTMYVDYKTEDGSANAGADYEFTEGTVVLKPGETQKEFSVGIIDDDIFEEDEHFFVRLSNVRLEEEQPEEGMPPPAILNSLPLPRAVLASPCVATVTILDDDHAGIFTFECDTIHVSESIGVMEVKVLRTSGARGTVIVPFRTVEGTAKGGGEDFEDTYGELEFKNDETVKTIRVKIVDEEEYERQENFFIALGEPKWMERGISALLLSPEVTDRKLTMEEEEAKRIAEMGKPILGEHPKLEVIIEESYEFKTTVDKLIRKTNLALVVGTHSWRDQFMEAITVSAAGDEDEDESGEERLPSCFDYVMHFLTVFWKVLFACVPPTEYCHGWACFVVSILIIGMLTAIIGDLASHFGCTIGLKDSVTAVVFVAFGTSVPDTFASKAAALQDVYADASIGNVTGSNAVNVFLGIGLAWSVAAIYWALQGQEFHVSAGTLAFSVTLFTIFAFVCISVLLYRRRPHLGGELGGPRGCKLATTWLFVSLWLLYILFATLEAYCYIKGF
- the Slc8a3 gene encoding sodium/calcium exchanger 3 isoform X3 is translated as MAWLRLQPLTSAFLHFGLVTFMLFLNGLRAEAGGSGDVPSTGQNNESCSGSSDCKEGVILPIWYPENPSLGDKIARVIVYFVALIYMFLGVSIIADRFMASIEVITSQEREVTIKKPNGETSTTTIRVWNETVSNLTLMALGSSAPEILLSLIEVCGHGFIAGDLGPSTIVGSAAFNMFIIIGICVYVIPDGETRKIKHLRVFFVTAAWSIFAYIWLYMILAVFSPGVVQVWEGLLTLFFFPVCVLLAWVADKRLLFYKYMHKKYRTDKHRGIIIETEGDHPKGIEMDGKMMNSHFLDGNLVPLEGKEVDESRREMIRILKDLKQKHPEKDLDQLVEMANYYALSHQQKSRAFYRIQATRMMTGAGNILKKHAAEQAKKSSSMSEVHTEEPEDFVSKVFFDPCSYQCLENCGAVLLTVVRKGGDMSKTMYVDYKTEDGSANAGADYEFTEGTVVLKPGETQKEFSVGIIDDDIFEEDEHFFVRLSNVRLEEEQPEEGMPPPAILNSLPLPRAVLASPCVATVTILDDDHAGIFTFECDTIHVSESIGVMEVKVLRTSGARGTVIVPFRTVEGTAKGGGEDFEDTYGELEFKNDETVKTIRVKIVDEEEYERQENFFIALGEPKWMERGISEVTDRKLTMEEEEAKRIAEMGKPILGEHPKLEVIIEESYEFKTTVDKLIRKTNLALVVGTHSWRDQFMEAITVSAAGDEDEDESGEERLPSCFDYVMHFLTVFWKVLFACVPPTEYCHGWACFVVSILIIGMLTAIIGDLASHFGCTIGLKDSVTAVVFVAFGTSVPDTFASKAAALQDVYADASIGNVTGSNAVNVFLGIGLAWSVAAIYWALQGQEFHVSAGTLAFSVTLFTIFAFVCISVLLYRRRPHLGGELGGPRGCKLATTWLFVSLWLLYILFATLEAYCYIKGF
- the Slc8a3 gene encoding sodium/calcium exchanger 3 isoform X7; protein product: MAWLRLQPLTSAFLHFGLVTFMLFLNGLRAEAGGSGDVPSTGQNNESCSGSSDCKEGVILPIWYPENPSLGDKIARVIVYFVALIYMFLGVSIIADRFMASIEVITSQEREVTIKKPNGETSTTTIRVWNETVSNLTLMALGSSAPEILLSLIEVCGHGFIAGDLGPSTIVGSAAFNMFIIIGICVYVIPDGETRKIKHLRVFFVTAAWSIFAYIWLYMILAVFSPGVVQVWEGLLTLFFFPVCVLLAWVADKRLLFYKYMHKKYRTDKHRGIIIETEGDHPKGIEMDGKMMNSHFLDGNLVPLEGKEVDESRREMIRILKDLKQKHPEKDLDQLVEMANYYALSHQQKSRAFYRIQATRMMTGAGNILKKHAAEQAKKSSSMSEVHTEEPEDFVSKVFFDPCSYQCLENCGAVLLTVVRKGGDMSKTMYVDYKTEDGSANAGADYEFTEGTVVLKPGETQKEFSVGIIDDDIFEEDEHFFVRLSNVRLEEEQPEEGMPPPAILNSLPLPRAVLASPCVATVTILDDDHAGIFTFECDTIHVSESIGVMEVKVLRTSGARGTVIVPFRTVEGTAKGGGEDFEDTYGELEFKNDETVKTIHIKVIDDEAYEKNKNYFIQMMGPRMVDMSFQKALLLSPEVTDRKLTMEEEEAKRIAEMGKPILGEHPKLEVIIEESYEFKTTVDKLIRKTNLALVVGTHSWRDQFMEAITVSAAGDEDEDESGEERLPSCFDYVMHFLTVFWKVLFACVPPTEYCHGWACFVVSILIIGMLTAIIGDLASHFGCTIGLKDSVTAVVFVAFGTSVPDTFASKAAALQDVYADASIGNVTGSNAVNVFLGIGLAWSVAAIYWALQGQEFHVSAGTLAFSVTLFTIFAFVCISVLLYRRRPHLGGELGGPRGCKLATTWLFVSLWLLYILFATLEAYCYIKGF